A genome region from Methanobacterium subterraneum includes the following:
- a CDS encoding DUF4405 domain-containing protein, with translation MSGACALSCPYGISCTAPGQCPRYVDAGGDGICDLGQPTTSSSSAESTSYDNDGSSAYTPLDQTDTSSSVSSESVPNSSDNISAVADPGNGMDNGSIPDEPQYFTLPVSMLLIGLYLITHFLFSKGILSRQKHRRIWNLLITAGMAGSGITGILLILFINLSIKTALNPSLTFWHVELSILMVIATIIHLHLYRKPFKNMFRVLFGVKNFKVSKKPASILAVVILITVVAVSGQYLSSSLDEGGKVNTAANITSNNTTNSNQEQDSQETSTNSVQSPSTSDVQTYDTSGDLEETTTTTKSGGGKGKNRS, from the coding sequence ATGTCCGGTGCATGTGCTCTAAGCTGTCCCTATGGTATAAGCTGCACTGCTCCGGGACAATGCCCCAGATACGTAGATGCAGGTGGGGATGGTATATGTGATCTGGGACAGCCCACTACTTCCAGTTCCAGTGCAGAAAGCACATCCTATGATAATGATGGCAGTTCAGCTTACACCCCCCTGGATCAAACTGACACGTCCAGTAGTGTGTCATCAGAATCCGTGCCAAACAGTTCTGATAATATCAGTGCAGTGGCTGACCCTGGAAACGGTATGGATAACGGTAGTATACCCGATGAACCCCAGTATTTCACCCTCCCTGTAAGTATGCTTCTTATTGGACTTTACCTAATAACTCATTTCCTATTCAGTAAAGGTATACTCAGCCGACAGAAACACCGCAGAATCTGGAACCTTCTAATCACCGCTGGAATGGCAGGTAGTGGAATTACCGGCATATTATTAATACTATTCATAAATCTGAGTATAAAAACTGCTTTAAATCCCTCACTGACTTTCTGGCATGTGGAACTATCGATACTGATGGTTATTGCCACAATAATACACCTGCATCTTTACAGAAAACCATTCAAGAACATGTTCCGGGTTCTCTTTGGAGTGAAAAATTTTAAAGTGTCTAAAAAACCAGCTTCCATCCTGGCAGTGGTGATCTTAATCACTGTGGTAGCGGTATCTGGACAGTATTTAAGTTCATCCCTGGATGAAGGTGGGAAAGTTAACACCGCTGCTAATATTACCTCCAATAACACCACTAACAGTAATCAGGAACAGGACTCACAGGAAACATCCACCAACAGTGTTCAAAGTCCATCTACCAGTGATGTTCAAACCTACGACACATCTGGAGATTTAGAGGAGACAACCACTACTACCAAGTCTGGTGGGGGTAAAGGTAAAAACAGGTCTTGA
- a CDS encoding PD-(D/E)XK nuclease family protein: MSLSVRSKPYIIPEYSLTGDLLSYLTCPLQYRYQNKATLPPSMPVQLWFGNFIHGVMEEAYLRWDEHHWKDFPWDWETQIRPVELEINKRMRSRGLNPPPNLFCTFEGGNDNPGLCPDHHHPHKLVASIRAEKAINTWGPHLFPLIDDAEVRLKGIRDMPRYQKDVSRSNYYGVTGIVDVLSSVQLEEATPDNLIIKYLHRNPEFKKKIRKLDSYEIIVDYKGMNRPVPGSPSWLHHQWQVQTYAWLRSLQPDSKPVLVGILFYINELHRFKKDLEELKGEVINHQTDIMPDGDDLELLMNWKSRTSPPDLSQSYQNLRSIRIIPIEDDSLHESLRAFDSVVGDIEENINCEVDGCGIQNSWNPQPERRTCDACDFRTFCSNPAGGTKPTVP; this comes from the coding sequence ATGTCTTTATCTGTACGCTCCAAACCCTATATTATACCAGAATACAGTCTCACCGGGGACCTGTTATCCTATCTGACATGCCCTTTACAGTACCGTTACCAGAATAAGGCCACACTACCCCCTTCCATGCCAGTTCAGTTATGGTTCGGTAACTTCATCCACGGGGTTATGGAAGAAGCTTACCTCCGCTGGGATGAACACCACTGGAAGGACTTCCCCTGGGACTGGGAAACCCAGATCCGCCCGGTAGAACTGGAAATCAATAAGAGAATGAGATCCAGGGGACTGAACCCTCCACCAAACCTGTTCTGTACCTTTGAAGGTGGAAATGATAACCCTGGACTCTGCCCAGACCACCATCATCCTCATAAACTGGTGGCCAGCATCCGAGCGGAGAAGGCCATTAACACCTGGGGACCTCATTTATTCCCATTAATTGATGATGCCGAGGTAAGGCTTAAGGGTATACGGGACATGCCCCGTTACCAGAAGGATGTCAGCCGTTCCAATTATTACGGTGTCACTGGTATTGTGGATGTTTTAAGTTCAGTGCAGCTGGAGGAGGCCACCCCGGATAATCTTATAATAAAATATCTCCACCGTAACCCTGAATTTAAAAAGAAGATCCGGAAACTGGACTCCTATGAGATCATTGTGGATTACAAGGGTATGAACCGACCGGTCCCTGGGTCTCCATCATGGTTACATCACCAGTGGCAGGTACAGACCTATGCCTGGCTCCGTTCCCTACAACCAGATTCTAAACCAGTTCTGGTGGGAATACTTTTCTACATCAACGAACTCCACAGATTTAAAAAGGACCTGGAGGAACTTAAAGGGGAAGTTATAAACCATCAAACTGATATCATGCCGGATGGTGACGATCTAGAATTACTGATGAACTGGAAATCCAGAACAAGCCCACCTGATCTATCTCAATCCTATCAGAACCTGCGTTCAATCCGGATAATACCCATTGAAGATGACTCCTTACATGAATCTTTAAGGGCCTTTGATAGTGTGGTGGGAGATATTGAGGAAAACATTAACTGTGAAGTGGATGGGTGTGGTATTCAAAATTCCTGGAATCCACAACCTGAACGAAGAACCTGTGATGCCTGTGATTTCAGAACATTCTGCTCCAATCCAGCAGGGGGAACCAAACCTACGGTACCCTGA
- a CDS encoding ATP-dependent helicase — MILWETYQDIVTKHLNRRIRAEDNPDQNQAISAPLTQSQFLVAGPGSGKTTVMVLKILKFIYVDDVHPSSILATTFTRKAANELRSRILSWGDEIRQVLLEDPELEDLHPDLRGLDFNQIITGTLDSISEDVLRTHRDPGAPPPVVIEEFVASGLMLRIGLFDGDKHHNDDLREYLKGLRGTSWGLNTPEMARNLLEIKDRLYYDQVYWNQLLENKDHPGFLLALESVAYYTQYLRDNLLYDFASLEAEFLDQLIKGKLDKFTTTLKMVLVDEYQDTNLLQERIYFQLAKHALNNGGSLTVVGDDDQSLYRFRGATVDLFTNYQTRITEKLNITPQLIYLKQNYRSTRTIVEICNQFCQLDPRFQPARVKGKPSIEAGRKNDYIDFPVMGLFRDDLPTLAHDLSEFIHKVLNDGYTFSHEGEKFIIQADPDEGSPADLSVLMSSPLELSSSGKPRLPLLLRKNLQKYDLNVFNPRGSDLERAWQTALLCGLIMECIDPQCQVQDTIEKLPSQAKHNFAVWRNKAREYWEEDPEPVKPLSLKRFVDAWQNRTPIGRSKWKSNVPLIELTYQLVTWIPHLKNDVESLVYLEAVTRTMSQTGIFNNFGGEILHYDDEELNQASVREAIWNILVPLATGAIEVDEGLLETLPDDRINIMSIHQAKGLEFPLVIVDVGSDFSKNYPAQEFKRFPREGGKPCNMEDELRTCSPLEEPDRSPRDRAFDDLIRQYFVAFSRPQDVLLLVGLESVKDGYHTKQGPRRIANVATGWSRDGKWHWPRLENIKHI, encoded by the coding sequence TTGATTTTATGGGAAACATACCAGGACATTGTTACTAAACACTTAAACCGACGGATAAGGGCAGAGGACAACCCGGACCAGAACCAGGCCATAAGTGCACCCCTCACCCAATCCCAGTTTCTGGTGGCTGGACCGGGTAGTGGTAAAACCACGGTCATGGTTTTGAAGATACTGAAATTCATCTACGTGGATGATGTTCACCCTTCATCCATATTAGCCACAACCTTCACCAGAAAGGCAGCTAACGAGTTACGCTCCAGAATCCTTTCATGGGGAGACGAGATAAGACAAGTTCTCCTGGAGGATCCTGAACTTGAAGACCTACATCCAGATCTAAGGGGGTTAGACTTCAATCAGATCATAACCGGGACCCTGGACAGTATCTCCGAGGATGTGCTCAGAACCCACCGCGACCCTGGAGCACCACCACCCGTGGTTATTGAAGAGTTCGTGGCCAGTGGATTGATGCTCAGAATCGGATTATTCGATGGTGATAAACACCACAATGATGACTTACGAGAATATCTTAAAGGATTACGGGGTACCAGTTGGGGACTTAACACTCCAGAAATGGCACGCAACCTCCTGGAGATAAAGGACCGGCTATACTATGACCAGGTATACTGGAACCAGCTCCTGGAAAACAAGGACCACCCCGGCTTTCTACTGGCCCTGGAATCAGTGGCCTACTACACCCAGTACCTCCGAGATAACCTGCTCTATGACTTTGCCTCCCTGGAAGCTGAATTCCTGGACCAGCTCATTAAGGGAAAATTGGATAAATTCACCACCACTCTAAAAATGGTACTGGTGGATGAATACCAGGACACCAACCTTCTCCAGGAAAGGATATACTTCCAGCTGGCTAAACATGCCCTAAATAATGGTGGTAGCCTTACTGTTGTGGGGGATGATGACCAGTCCCTCTACCGATTCAGAGGAGCCACTGTGGATCTATTCACCAACTACCAAACCAGGATAACTGAAAAACTTAACATTACCCCACAGCTCATCTACCTGAAACAGAATTACCGGTCCACCAGGACCATTGTGGAAATTTGCAACCAGTTCTGCCAGTTAGATCCCAGGTTCCAGCCAGCCCGGGTGAAGGGTAAACCATCCATTGAAGCTGGAAGGAAAAATGATTACATTGACTTCCCGGTGATGGGACTCTTCCGTGATGATCTTCCCACCCTGGCCCATGATCTATCCGAGTTCATCCATAAAGTACTGAATGATGGATACACCTTCTCCCACGAAGGGGAAAAATTCATAATCCAGGCAGATCCCGATGAAGGAAGTCCTGCTGATTTATCAGTACTCATGAGCTCACCATTAGAATTATCCAGTAGTGGTAAACCCCGATTACCCTTACTTTTAAGAAAAAATCTCCAGAAATATGACCTTAATGTTTTCAATCCCCGGGGAAGTGACCTGGAAAGAGCCTGGCAAACTGCCCTGCTCTGCGGGTTGATCATGGAATGTATTGACCCCCAGTGCCAGGTACAAGATACCATTGAGAAGTTACCCAGCCAGGCTAAACACAACTTCGCTGTATGGAGGAATAAAGCCAGGGAATACTGGGAAGAAGACCCGGAACCAGTCAAGCCATTATCCCTTAAACGATTTGTTGATGCCTGGCAAAACAGAACACCCATTGGTAGGAGTAAATGGAAGAGCAATGTACCCCTGATTGAACTGACCTATCAACTGGTAACCTGGATACCTCACCTTAAGAATGATGTGGAGAGTCTGGTGTACCTGGAGGCGGTGACCCGTACCATGTCCCAGACTGGTATCTTCAACAATTTCGGGGGTGAAATACTCCATTATGATGATGAAGAATTGAACCAGGCCTCGGTGAGGGAGGCCATATGGAACATACTGGTGCCTTTAGCCACTGGTGCCATAGAGGTGGATGAGGGGCTACTGGAAACTCTTCCTGACGACCGGATTAACATTATGAGCATCCACCAGGCCAAGGGACTGGAATTTCCCCTGGTTATTGTGGATGTTGGTTCGGATTTTTCAAAAAATTACCCTGCCCAGGAATTCAAACGATTCCCCCGTGAGGGTGGGAAACCCTGCAACATGGAAGATGAACTCAGAACTTGCTCACCCCTGGAGGAACCTGATAGATCCCCTCGTGACCGGGCCTTTGATGACCTTATAAGACAGTATTTTGTGGCCTTCAGCCGCCCTCAGGATGTTCTTTTGTTGGTGGGATTAGAGAGTGTCAAGGATGGTTATCATACCAAGCAGGGACCTCGAAGAATAGCAAACGTGGCTACAGGCTGGTCCCGAGATGGTAAATGGCACTGGCCACGTTTGGAAAATATAAAACATATCTAA
- a CDS encoding type II toxin-antitoxin system RelE family toxin — protein MRYKVFLDRKALKNLEDIESDISDSIMNRIIKLKDGFLPDLDIKKLKGYSNHYRLRIGKYRVLFQLQKDHVIIIYAILPRKKAYK, from the coding sequence ATGAGATATAAAGTTTTTCTAGATAGAAAAGCCCTCAAAAATTTGGAAGATATTGAGTCAGATATTTCTGATTCTATTATGAATCGAATTATTAAACTAAAGGATGGATTTTTGCCAGATCTTGATATTAAAAAGCTTAAAGGGTACTCTAACCATTACCGTTTGAGAATTGGCAAATATAGAGTTCTTTTTCAACTACAAAAAGATCACGTGATCATCATTTATGCTATTTTACCCCGTAAAAAAGCTTATAAATGA
- a CDS encoding nucleotidyltransferase domain-containing protein: MLSKLFTSKTRTKIITLFMLNPGDEFYVREITKKIHENINSVRRELSNLEDMGLLVSKKAGNLKYYTVNKSFYLYDELYSMVMKTEGVAKLLKENTKKWGQISLAFIYGSFASKKASHSSDIDIFLVGTVSEDVLIRDLNSLERKLSREINYVILSQGEYQEKIENDDPFIKEILREQKIMIIGEMDVK, from the coding sequence ATGTTAAGTAAGTTATTCACTTCCAAAACCAGGACCAAAATTATCACCCTATTCATGTTAAATCCAGGTGATGAATTCTATGTACGTGAAATAACCAAAAAAATCCATGAAAACATAAATTCAGTACGGAGAGAACTGTCCAATCTGGAAGATATGGGTCTTTTAGTAAGCAAGAAAGCTGGTAATCTTAAATATTACACGGTAAACAAGAGTTTTTATCTTTACGATGAACTTTATAGTATGGTTATGAAAACAGAAGGTGTAGCTAAACTATTAAAGGAAAATACGAAAAAATGGGGTCAGATAAGTTTGGCTTTCATTTATGGATCCTTTGCCTCCAAAAAAGCTAGTCATAGTAGTGATATTGATATTTTCTTGGTGGGAACTGTAAGTGAAGATGTTTTAATTAGGGATTTAAACTCTTTAGAAAGAAAGCTGTCGCGTGAAATAAATTATGTAATATTATCCCAAGGAGAATATCAGGAAAAAATTGAAAATGATGATCCATTCATTAAGGAAATACTACGAGAACAAAAAATCATGATTATAGGTGAAATGGATGTTAAATAA
- a CDS encoding AAA family ATPase, producing the protein MKLETIHLENWKKFAEPREIQLQDGLNILHGANESGKTTFMDSLITTFYSKHTSSSARIKSLKPWGTSLQPRSTITFTKNREKYRISKGFQEKRSILEKMDGNNWKKIAEGDRADKELIQLVGGALPGRGDTRPEQWGLGQTLWMVQGKPIISDDLNDETLSSLQAMVGATIESDTEKIVLSSIRSRFLEIYTEKTRTLKKGSQLKKVQDEINNLQGELSQSLLQNTKRDELIRQIEDTEFLLNRNQANLQAATGERDKLAGEVEAAQEHQNNREELEREIKEINTEFETLNQKIGDIVDSYLEIDQVTKEKDEMEVLLNPLETELDNLKEMIQVKKNSLSEITQKMDQANGEKSIVGIAHTTVMDEQALESLKQRFQEIDDLYQNLYRTQEELSTIIAPTTNQMEKIEKLQKDIEKTQISLEAMGLVLNISPEVEMSGDITLDSEITPFFLEKDESFSWTANQSLKIKIDHLGELEVKSGSEDVRVMKAELEKMELLYQELVAPFGSEDIDELKSLIIRKKTKKDDIKRIESELSKKTDKNREELQKEIIEYENTIKLKWSKIPDDSPYSECESRDKAQVREDLSRKIIQLEGELKTLGQERDQLNNDMDANRTLVQELEKNIHQYKTDIHGKAQILDQIKKGLKRLESDGISQEERQQQLNQLSVTLDQKKRAWQVYQDEIDEKEKQPLGAYEGLKTKVQRLEEDIQNQKIKMARWDSELQILINQSRDTNLLEEKLEQLKSRERELDTEAQALELLFDLTSFYRENTISELSEPIRQQVTGDLEKLLGPKYSLSFSREMKPDSIEVCGEEAPLDLLSFGTQEQVWCLFRLALGNILSGDEQQLVVLDDPLVNTDPVRMHHALEILEENARNMQIIVVTCDVDKYNSLKDANFISVE; encoded by the coding sequence ATGAAACTGGAAACTATCCACCTGGAAAACTGGAAAAAATTTGCCGAACCCCGGGAAATCCAGCTCCAGGACGGTTTGAACATCCTCCACGGTGCCAATGAAAGTGGTAAAACCACCTTTATGGACTCCCTGATCACCACCTTCTACTCCAAGCACACCAGTAGCTCGGCCCGTATCAAATCCCTGAAACCATGGGGAACATCACTCCAACCAAGATCCACCATAACCTTCACCAAAAACCGGGAAAAATACCGGATCAGCAAAGGATTCCAGGAAAAACGTAGCATCCTGGAAAAAATGGATGGAAACAATTGGAAGAAGATCGCCGAAGGTGACCGTGCTGATAAGGAACTGATCCAACTGGTGGGCGGAGCATTACCCGGTAGGGGTGACACCAGACCAGAGCAGTGGGGTTTGGGACAGACCCTGTGGATGGTTCAGGGAAAACCAATCATCAGTGATGACCTAAATGATGAAACCCTTTCATCCCTGCAGGCCATGGTGGGTGCCACAATTGAATCAGACACTGAAAAAATAGTCTTATCCAGTATTCGTTCCCGTTTTTTAGAGATCTACACCGAGAAAACCAGGACCCTGAAAAAGGGTAGCCAGCTGAAAAAAGTCCAGGACGAGATTAACAACCTGCAGGGGGAACTATCTCAATCCCTACTCCAAAACACTAAAAGGGATGAATTGATCCGTCAAATTGAAGATACTGAGTTTCTACTCAACCGGAACCAGGCCAACCTACAGGCCGCTACTGGGGAACGGGATAAACTTGCCGGGGAAGTGGAAGCTGCCCAGGAACACCAGAATAATCGGGAAGAACTGGAACGGGAGATAAAGGAAATCAACACCGAATTTGAAACCCTTAACCAGAAAATTGGTGACATCGTTGATAGTTACCTGGAAATTGACCAGGTAACTAAAGAAAAGGATGAAATGGAAGTTTTACTGAATCCCCTGGAGACTGAACTGGATAACTTAAAGGAGATGATTCAGGTCAAAAAGAACAGCCTGAGTGAAATCACCCAGAAGATGGACCAGGCCAATGGGGAGAAGAGTATTGTGGGTATTGCCCACACCACGGTAATGGATGAACAGGCCCTGGAATCCCTCAAACAACGCTTCCAGGAAATAGACGATTTATACCAGAATCTGTACCGAACCCAGGAAGAATTAAGCACCATCATCGCCCCTACAACTAATCAGATGGAGAAGATTGAAAAACTCCAAAAGGATATTGAAAAAACCCAGATCAGCCTGGAGGCCATGGGTCTGGTTTTAAATATTTCGCCGGAAGTGGAGATGTCTGGTGATATAACCCTGGACAGTGAAATCACTCCTTTCTTTCTGGAAAAGGATGAATCATTTTCCTGGACTGCCAACCAATCCCTGAAGATAAAAATTGATCACTTGGGGGAATTGGAGGTTAAAAGTGGCAGTGAAGATGTCCGGGTAATGAAGGCGGAACTGGAGAAAATGGAACTCCTTTACCAGGAACTGGTAGCTCCCTTTGGTAGTGAGGATATTGATGAACTGAAAAGTTTAATCATCAGGAAAAAAACCAAAAAAGATGATATAAAGAGGATTGAATCCGAATTGTCTAAAAAAACAGATAAGAACAGGGAGGAACTTCAAAAGGAGATCATTGAATATGAAAATACGATTAAACTAAAGTGGAGTAAAATCCCAGATGATTCTCCCTACTCAGAATGTGAAAGTAGGGATAAAGCACAGGTAAGGGAGGATCTTTCCCGTAAAATCATCCAGCTGGAAGGGGAATTAAAAACACTGGGCCAGGAAAGGGACCAGTTAAATAATGATATGGATGCCAATAGAACACTGGTTCAGGAACTGGAAAAAAACATCCACCAGTATAAAACTGATATCCATGGTAAAGCCCAGATCCTGGACCAGATCAAAAAAGGTTTGAAACGTTTAGAATCGGATGGTATCAGCCAGGAAGAAAGACAACAACAACTGAACCAGTTATCAGTAACACTTGATCAGAAAAAGAGGGCCTGGCAGGTTTACCAGGATGAAATAGATGAAAAGGAAAAACAACCCCTCGGTGCATATGAAGGACTTAAAACCAAGGTGCAAAGACTGGAAGAAGATATCCAAAACCAGAAAATTAAAATGGCACGTTGGGATAGCGAGCTCCAAATCTTAATCAATCAATCCCGAGATACGAACCTGCTTGAGGAAAAGCTGGAACAACTCAAAAGTAGAGAACGTGAACTGGATACCGAGGCCCAGGCCCTGGAACTGTTATTTGATCTAACCAGTTTCTATCGGGAGAATACTATCAGTGAACTCTCGGAACCCATCCGTCAACAGGTCACTGGTGATTTGGAGAAACTTTTAGGACCCAAATACTCACTAAGCTTTAGTAGAGAGATGAAACCGGATTCTATTGAGGTTTGTGGGGAGGAGGCACCCCTTGATCTTTTATCATTCGGTACCCAGGAACAGGTTTGGTGTTTGTTCCGGTTGGCACTGGGGAATATTTTAAGTGGTGATGAGCAGCAGTTGGTGGTTTTGGATGACCCCTTGGTGAACACTGACCCGGTGCGGATGCATCATGCCCTGGAAATACTGGAGGAGAATGCAAGAAACATGCAGATAATCGTGGTGACCTGTGATGTGGATAAATATAATTCATTGAAGGATGCTAACTTTATTTCGGTAGAGTAA
- a CDS encoding metallophosphoesterase family protein, whose protein sequence is MKFLHTADWHLGLKYKQLGDKAQQARDIRLKTAQKILTIARDNDVDFVLIAGDLLDSNQVDRNLVGEVSQMFQQVSPIPVYVLPGNHDPLTRDSLFYDPVWESVDNLTIFQENKPVITGNYTLYPCPVSQKQSQEDPTKWIKTQDESNQINIGVAHGNLQVGFIDEANFPIPPDRTQISGLDYLALGEWHSLFQHPDKNGINRTVYPGTPETTKFGEDQSGQTLLVEIDAPGSTPKITPIRVGALIWQKRGEEITGLPDAQYLEAELKSITEPENQVIYLKLRGVTDQETISYLSQLEDHYHDYFLKLQVSLDELYLKPNLLELKALLPEGVVVNQTFEALTALMKTQPEIQDYADISSFRTQEIFNQLRDQDLVEGLSPEVLNRAFLLMYQMIKEASP, encoded by the coding sequence GTGAAATTTTTACACACTGCCGACTGGCATCTGGGGTTAAAATACAAACAGTTAGGGGATAAAGCTCAACAGGCAAGGGATATAAGGTTAAAAACCGCCCAAAAAATTCTAACAATTGCCAGGGATAATGATGTTGATTTTGTTTTAATTGCCGGGGACCTCCTGGACAGTAACCAGGTGGACCGTAACTTAGTGGGAGAAGTTAGCCAGATGTTCCAACAAGTATCCCCCATCCCGGTTTATGTACTTCCCGGTAACCACGACCCCCTCACCAGGGACTCCCTATTCTATGACCCAGTATGGGAAAGTGTGGACAACCTGACCATCTTCCAGGAGAACAAACCAGTGATTACTGGTAACTACACCCTCTACCCCTGCCCAGTGAGTCAAAAACAATCCCAGGAAGACCCCACAAAGTGGATTAAAACTCAAGATGAATCCAACCAGATAAACATTGGAGTGGCCCATGGCAACCTCCAGGTAGGTTTCATTGACGAGGCTAACTTCCCCATACCCCCGGATAGAACCCAGATATCCGGATTGGACTACCTGGCCCTGGGTGAATGGCACTCACTATTCCAGCATCCAGATAAGAATGGAATCAACCGTACCGTGTACCCTGGAACCCCGGAAACCACTAAATTCGGGGAAGACCAGAGTGGTCAGACCCTGCTGGTGGAGATCGATGCACCAGGCAGCACTCCAAAGATAACCCCTATAAGGGTGGGTGCTCTCATCTGGCAGAAACGTGGAGAAGAGATCACTGGTCTTCCTGATGCCCAGTACCTGGAAGCAGAACTTAAAAGCATCACCGAACCAGAAAATCAAGTTATCTATCTCAAACTCAGGGGAGTGACTGACCAGGAAACCATCAGTTACCTCTCCCAGTTAGAGGATCATTACCATGATTATTTTTTAAAACTCCAGGTTTCCCTGGATGAACTGTACCTTAAACCCAACCTCCTGGAACTCAAAGCACTGCTACCCGAGGGGGTGGTGGTTAACCAGACCTTCGAGGCCCTCACCGCATTGATGAAAACCCAGCCTGAAATCCAGGACTATGCTGATATCAGCAGCTTCAGAACCCAGGAGATATTCAACCAGCTCAGGGACCAGGACCTGGTGGAGGGTTTATCCCCAGAAGTCCTTAACCGGGCCTTTCTTTTAATGTACCAGATGATCAAGGAGGCTTCACCATGA
- a CDS encoding nucleotidyltransferase domain-containing protein translates to MKDNKLEILIKLIEQGDNLPTIRKISLMTSIRYTNVYNIIKKLEKENIVDLEKTGNAYRCRLQKTPNPLIFSAEYERRELLTENSDFKVLQEKLNNLPFPFIALLFGSYAKGKASENSDIDLMVIAESAREKEIERTLSILPLDIHLIFFTYEEFMMMISSNEFSVVLEATKYNVILVGIEDYYRVMRNAGRGTNKRSK, encoded by the coding sequence ATGAAAGACAATAAACTGGAGATACTGATAAAACTCATTGAACAGGGCGATAATCTTCCAACTATCCGTAAAATATCCTTGATGACAAGTATTAGGTATACTAATGTTTATAACATAATTAAAAAGCTTGAAAAAGAAAATATAGTAGATTTAGAAAAAACTGGTAATGCATACCGTTGTAGGCTACAGAAAACCCCTAATCCATTAATATTCAGTGCAGAGTATGAAAGGAGAGAGTTATTAACAGAAAATAGTGATTTTAAAGTTCTTCAAGAAAAATTAAACAATCTACCCTTCCCCTTCATTGCCTTGTTGTTTGGTTCATATGCCAAAGGAAAGGCTTCGGAAAATTCTGATATCGATCTGATGGTTATTGCAGAAAGTGCTCGGGAAAAAGAGATTGAAAGAACATTATCCATTCTTCCCCTGGATATTCATTTAATATTTTTCACCTATGAAGAATTCATGATGATGATTAGTAGTAATGAATTCAGTGTTGTTTTGGAGGCGACCAAATACAACGTGATCTTAGTGGGTATTGAAGATTACTACCGGGTGATGAGAAATGCTGGACGAGGAACGAATAAAAGAAGCAAATAA
- a CDS encoding ribbon-helix-helix protein, CopG family produces MRISMTLPDELVNNLDEVLKKEGYQVRSEGIAEALQEYVDHHKME; encoded by the coding sequence ATGAGAATAAGTATGACATTACCAGATGAACTTGTAAATAACTTGGATGAAGTGTTAAAGAAAGAAGGATACCAGGTACGGTCTGAAGGGATTGCCGAAGCCTTACAAGAGTATGTTGACCACCATAAAATGGAGTAA
- the mntA gene encoding type VII toxin-antitoxin system MntA family adenylyltransferase antitoxin has protein sequence MKREIREQVEKFLEKQDAVVLSYLFGSVAQQRAGKLSDVDLAVYLDETLNSYEKFDLELELLSDLGDIICTDRVDLVVMNDAPISLNFEVIKANHPLFIRDKDLKVDFEHYIMSRYLDRQFYNLRWADDLIRKTANRIK, from the coding sequence ATGAAAAGGGAGATTAGGGAACAAGTTGAAAAATTCCTGGAAAAACAGGATGCAGTTGTACTGTCCTACCTTTTTGGATCTGTTGCCCAGCAAAGAGCGGGTAAACTTAGTGATGTGGACCTGGCGGTCTACCTTGATGAAACTCTTAATAGCTATGAAAAGTTTGATCTGGAACTTGAACTCTTATCTGACCTGGGAGATATCATCTGCACTGACCGGGTGGATCTGGTGGTGATGAATGATGCACCCATTTCACTCAATTTTGAAGTAATAAAGGCTAATCATCCACTTTTTATCCGAGATAAGGATCTTAAAGTTGATTTTGAACATTATATTATGTCCAGATACTTGGATCGTCAGTTCTACAACCTCAGATGGGCTGATGATTTAATTAGAAAAACTGCTAACCGAATCAAATGA